CAATATGGTACGACGAGTGCTTGTTACGTTACTCCAACGAATCCATCTTCGCCACCATTAACGACGGGCCCAGGACATCCCTTTCCCTGCTGAACACGCGGTTTATCCTAGACACAGAGATAGGCCGCCGCTTCAACGACTTGCTGGTCAGGACAATGAATTCGTTGGCGACTCTTGTGTCGAATTCTTTGACGGGAAAGAAGTTTGCGACGGAGAAAGAGGAATTCAACAGTTCACAGACGCTTTACAGCCTTGTGCAGTGCACGCCGGACCTGACTGCGTCCGATTGCAATATATGTCTCCAAAGCGCCATAGGAGATCTTCCTTCGTGCTGTTATAGAAAACAAGGCGGAAGGGTTCTGCTACCAAGTTGTAATATTAGATATGAAGTGTTCCCATTTTACAACTTCACAGCTGCTTCGCCTGCatttcctcctcttcctccagGTATGAAAAGAGATTGTCCGTGATCCACTCAATTATCTCGATCTCTAGGTTATTAGTAAGAGATCGATATGATACCTTTACATTAAGACGTAACCATGTATATgcctaaataaattttttttaagtaaccaTTAGAACAAGTAAATTACGATGGATCcttatccataaaaaaaaaatctaattctCAATGGCCtttttttccaaatctttgagttttaaaaatattgtattatttaaaaaatagggaaaaCCACACTCCCTTTAGCTATCAACAAATTTGTAATGTCCCTTCcaatttaatttttactatGTCTTCCAATTTATCATCTATAATGTTTTCATGCGTGTTCAAAGTGATAAAAATAatactgtttaaaaaaaaagtaatatttgtTGGATAACTTTTATACAGctctaataaatttttttaaatatcaaccattgaatatttagggtccacatgtaggaaaataaattcaatggttaatcataaaaaaaaaaaaagtagttagaattgtgtaaaagttgtgtaagaattgtgtaagaaacattacttgtatttttattttatttttgtatttttttataaattgtcttttttttattattattaaatatgtttttgtCAAAATGTATCAAAAGGAGACATATATTAGAACCAATGATAAATTGAGaaatattgcaaaaattaaaattgggaGGCATTACAAATTTGTTAGtagttaaaaagagaaaatataggctctcctaaaaattggaaaaaaaaaaatagtttctcctaaaaaaaaaaaaaaatttaataatcaatAATACATggggttttttggtttttcaattgAAAGAGAGTCACGTCACGTCTATTTCTCGTTTACCTTTGAAGAGTACGTCCTTAAAGACAAAAAAGttgaaatcatatttaatttttgtagaATTACACTTATTTCTTCAatctaataatattaatttacgGAGTAATTCTATTTACCACTCTTTGCTCTTATGAAAGAATATGTAGCAtgattttctaataaaaaatcaattttcatactccaaatgttaaaaaaaatcagatgTACGTATAACATTACTTCAATTTATAATTTCTcctgatattttaatttaattaatatatcttACTATCGATATTTTGagattattaatatatatatatatatatatatatacacacttccAAAGTATCCTTTGCCTCCACAGTATAAACTGTAGCTCTTCAAGCCAATTTACAAACCACAAACCACAGCTCTTAGGCTCTTGCGCCGCCATTCTCCCATTCCCTTGCTTTAGAATTTATTCCCAATCAAAAGTCCATTAGACTTTCTTCGTTAATCTGTAGCATGCCAATGATGCATATTGTTGTATGCAGGAGGAAGCAAAATGTCGTCGCTGACAATTGTCGCCATTGTTATCCCAATTGCTGTCTCTGTGGTTCTTTTCTTCATTGCCTATTCCTTACTTCGGAGGAGACCAAGGAAGAAACACTACACTTTATCCGAAGAAAAtggtgaaggaaaaaaaaaaaatctttgatcacgaaataattaattttattttattttatttaaaaaaaaaagtctttgtggtgtcaaaaatttgcaattgaaatcttttcattttaagAATTATTGTATTTACTGTTTGGATGTTTAGTTGGAGATGAAATTACAACCATAGAGTCCTTGCAATTTGATTTGGATATAATTGAAGCTGCCACGGACAAGTTCTCAGATGATAACAAGATTGGTGAAGGAGGATTTGGCGTGGTTTATAAGGTAAGAATTATTTAGCATGCTAAGTTTAGATAGCTTCATATGCACCCTACAGAGGTTAAAGTATATTTTCAAGGTGTTAAAAaagcttaattatttaatttatattttaatactctcaCTTATGTGTGGCATTAAACTCCTCCTTAATATATAAGTGAGGCCAAtgcgtaaaatatttaattaaaataagaggtgaattatatatagaaatatggTTCGAACTCATGACTTTCGCTTCGATACCATATGTTCAGCTCTTATCCCAAAAACTGAAGTTGataggaagaaaatgaatttaatcatttaatttatattttaacacagGGTACCTTTTTTAATGGACAACAAATTGCCGTGAAAAGGCTATCCGAAAGACACGGACAAGGTGCAACAGAATTCAAGAATGAGGTTGTATTGATAGCCAAGCTTCATCACAGAAATCTAGTGAGGCTACTAGGATTTTGcgaggaaggaaaagaaaagttactTGTCTATGAATACGTGCCCAACAAAAGCCTTGATTACTTTCTATTCGGTTGGGTCAATCTGAACTTATGTccacttcttttccttttttaccaTTTATTTTATGTCTATATGAATGCATGCATGAATAGCCGTTGAAGAATACATGATATTAATGACTTGCAAATCCTTCAATAATTCATTTACCATGAACTTTTCACAAACTGAATCAAAGCTAAGGAGCTGAAGCTCTATGAAATAATGAGAGactaaagttttttatttttttgaaatactTTTCATTAAGGGATTTGAACTTACATTTTCTTAATCTGTTGAATTTCGCTCCTTTAATTCTTACTTGagtaattttgacaaaataataGATCCCGTAAACCGAAGACAATTGGATTGGTCAAGACGTTACAAGATTATTGAAGGAATAACCCGTGGGATTCTTtatcttcatgaagattctCGGATTAGAATTATTCATCGTGATCTCAAAGTTAGCAATATTTTGTTAGATGACAATATGAATccaaagatttcagattttggcTTGGCAAGGATATTTGTAGCAGATCAAACTCAagcaaatacaagaaaaattgttggaacatagtaagtttttatatatgtttatttcaTCTTTGCATAATAATCTAGATCAACAAAACTCTATTATCTTTCCGTTGGGGAGAGAAACATTAGGGAGTCTAACAAGAGTAAGTTAACATACATATACTAAGACACTACTTCTAACCCAAAAGCCTAAGCTAATGGGTTTAGGTACACTTAAGTATATTAactattgtttttctttgtacTTTCTTAATGTGGGATACGACAAGCA
This DNA window, taken from Alnus glutinosa chromosome 5, dhAlnGlut1.1, whole genome shotgun sequence, encodes the following:
- the LOC133867960 gene encoding cysteine-rich receptor-like protein kinase 10; translation: MPSFKFLIFLSSLLVISLLSLASGNEAAPTYSYHSCSGTAFTDNSTYQSNLDLVLSSLSSNATLVTGFSNASASEVSGLFLCRGNVNTTVCQDCVANAAKEILRRCPFQIGATIWYDECLLRYSNESIFATINDGPRTSLSLLNTRFILDTEIGRRFNDLLVRTMNSLATLVSNSLTGKKFATEKEEFNSSQTLYSLVQCTPDLTASDCNICLQSAIGDLPSCCYRKQGGRVLLPSCNIRYEVFPFYNFTAASPAFPPLPPGGSKMSSLTIVAIVIPIAVSVVLFFIAYSLLRRRPRKKHYTLSEENDEITTIESLQFDLDIIEAATDKFSDDNKIGEGGFGVVYKGTFFNGQQIAVKRLSERHGQGATEFKNEVVLIAKLHHRNLVRLLGFCEEGKEKLLVYEYVPNKSLDYFLFDPVNRRQLDWSRRYKIIEGITRGILYLHEDSRIRIIHRDLKVSNILLDDNMNPKISDFGLARIFVADQTQANTRKIVGTYGYMPPEYAMHDRYSVKSDVFSFGVLVLEIISGKKNNRSYQSELAEDLLSYAWKQWRSGTPLELLDPTVRHSCSRNEVLRCIQMGLLCVQEDPANRPTMATIVLMLNNYSAITLPLPNQPAFLLQSRTMPNKAVDNSSVSLSVNEASFTEIYPR